One Lysinibacillus fusiformis genomic window carries:
- a CDS encoding hydroxymethylglutaryl-CoA lyase has protein sequence MLDSVTITEVCPRDGFQIIKENIPTEEKVNVINRLIDCGFTQIEVTSFVHPKAVPQLSDASEVLKSVRRDADVIFRALIPNLKGLDRAIEAGVHKVKLMLSSTDSHSLHNANAKTLDAMKDFPEIARRCKEAGIKVSGSISVAFGCPYEGHVPIERHIMLCGKYDEMGITDISLADTTGMANPYAIKEIVTTLREKFPHFHFSLHLHNTRGMAFANAVAGYEAGIRDFDSSIAGLGGCPYVPLATGNIATEDIIHGFEEMGIATNIDLDAVLALAREVQQKFPSYASSFLVKAGKNSELSISPGGQAK, from the coding sequence ATGTTGGATTCAGTAACGATTACAGAAGTTTGTCCGCGCGACGGTTTTCAAATCATTAAAGAAAACATACCAACAGAAGAAAAAGTCAATGTCATCAATCGTTTAATTGACTGTGGCTTTACTCAGATTGAAGTTACTTCTTTTGTACATCCAAAAGCTGTACCACAACTTAGCGATGCGAGTGAAGTGTTAAAAAGTGTGCGTCGTGATGCAGATGTCATCTTTCGAGCGTTAATTCCGAACCTAAAGGGACTAGATCGTGCCATTGAGGCTGGCGTACACAAAGTAAAGTTAATGCTGTCATCCACAGATTCGCATAGCTTACACAATGCCAATGCGAAAACGCTTGATGCAATGAAAGATTTCCCTGAAATTGCACGACGTTGTAAGGAGGCGGGAATAAAAGTATCAGGTTCTATCTCGGTGGCATTTGGTTGTCCTTATGAAGGGCATGTGCCAATTGAACGACATATTATGCTATGCGGGAAATATGACGAAATGGGTATTACTGATATTTCATTGGCCGACACAACAGGTATGGCGAACCCTTATGCAATCAAGGAAATCGTGACAACATTACGTGAGAAATTCCCGCATTTCCACTTTTCTCTACACCTTCATAATACAAGAGGGATGGCTTTTGCCAATGCGGTTGCAGGCTACGAAGCAGGCATTCGAGATTTCGATAGCTCGATTGCAGGTCTTGGAGGCTGTCCATATGTACCGCTAGCAACTGGAAATATTGCGACAGAGGATATTATCCATGGCTTTGAGGAAATGGGCATTGCGACAAATATCGATTTAGATGCAGTATTAGCACTAGCACGTGAAGTACAGCAAAAGTTTCCTTCCTATGCAAGCAGCTTCCTTGTAAAAGCAGGGAAAAATTCCGAGTTGAGTATTTCGCCAGGCGGACAAGCAAAATAA
- a CDS encoding universal stress protein encodes MKHVKGRLDESILVCVYYGLNGERLIRRGHKMAAMLDCPLYILSVDSEPLDAFDVEKSSYIDQWKDLSEELEVEKFILLDNEKRPIQKVIAEVAKNYGISQIIVGQSAQSRWEEITKGSFLNVLLKEVPFVDFHIVAVQRPTEDDANDTYEKGVRAYLIKEHDDFKVAFTCPKYVSIEGIFFKEIGTDFDNGIFKFTYNDKMHEVHISEGFVIDKGNLPAEFLSPLRQ; translated from the coding sequence ATGAAGCATGTAAAAGGGAGATTAGATGAAAGTATTTTAGTTTGCGTTTATTACGGTCTTAATGGTGAGCGCTTAATTCGTCGCGGTCATAAAATGGCAGCGATGCTCGATTGCCCACTCTATATTCTTTCAGTCGATTCTGAACCCCTTGATGCATTTGACGTGGAGAAATCCAGTTACATTGATCAGTGGAAAGACCTATCAGAAGAGCTTGAGGTCGAAAAATTTATTTTGTTAGATAATGAAAAACGTCCTATACAAAAAGTCATTGCTGAAGTGGCAAAGAATTACGGTATTTCACAAATCATCGTAGGTCAAAGTGCACAAAGTCGTTGGGAGGAAATTACAAAGGGCTCATTCCTGAACGTTCTTTTAAAAGAAGTTCCTTTTGTAGATTTCCACATCGTAGCGGTTCAACGCCCTACTGAAGATGATGCAAATGATACATATGAAAAAGGTGTACGTGCTTACTTAATTAAAGAGCACGATGACTTTAAGGTGGCATTTACATGCCCTAAATATGTTTCGATCGAGGGTATTTTCTTCAAAGAAATTGGCACCGACTTTGACAACGGTATTTTCAAATTCACGTATAATGATAAAATGCATGAAGTTCATATTTCAGAAGGCTTCGTTATTGATAAAGGCAATCTCCCAGCAGAATTTTTATCACCATTACGTCAATAA
- a CDS encoding CBS domain-containing protein, giving the protein MKDFMPFYRLIDQAKKKDVLVRKYEDDLRSYADLRNAIVHHRTSMEYVIAEPHVDVVERIEYMDTTLAKPTLVGQMFRKKVHVFQERDSLKHVLKVIRNRKFTQFPVYHKDQFKGLITTVGIANWLATMMGGNQIPKQVPTLHDILMHEKNRVNYKFVSRYITIYEAEEIFKQGVERGRRFEALLITEHGKPQQKLIGIVTPLDIMKVD; this is encoded by the coding sequence GTGAAGGATTTTATGCCTTTTTACCGTCTTATAGATCAAGCAAAGAAGAAGGATGTATTGGTACGTAAATATGAAGATGATTTACGCTCCTATGCGGATTTACGCAATGCAATTGTCCATCATCGTACATCGATGGAATATGTAATTGCTGAGCCTCATGTAGATGTGGTAGAACGAATTGAATACATGGATACTACGCTTGCAAAACCGACACTTGTCGGTCAAATGTTTCGTAAAAAAGTACATGTTTTTCAAGAAAGGGATTCATTAAAACATGTATTGAAAGTTATCCGTAATCGTAAATTTACACAGTTTCCTGTGTACCATAAAGATCAATTTAAAGGTCTTATTACAACAGTAGGTATTGCTAATTGGCTTGCGACGATGATGGGAGGTAACCAAATACCAAAACAGGTGCCTACATTACATGATATATTAATGCATGAAAAAAATAGAGTGAATTACAAATTTGTGAGTAGATACATAACGATATATGAGGCAGAGGAAATTTTTAAGCAGGGTGTCGAGCGGGGGCGCCGTTTTGAGGCACTATTGATTACGGAGCATGGGAAACCACAACAGAAATTAATTGGTATTGTGACACCGTTAGACATTATGAAAGTAGATTAA
- a CDS encoding CaiB/BaiF CoA transferase family protein: MGMGPLKGIRILDLSTMIAAPFGATLLADFGAEVIKIEMPNRGDSLRSMGPFKGDEPLRWPALARNKKSLTLDLHGEEGQAILKKLIAKSDVIIENFRPGTLEKWGLSYEILKAANPDIILVRVSGYGQTGPYAHKAGFGTPATAFSGFTYLHGYTDRPPISPSFSLVDYITGVYVAFATSTALYYRDANDGKGQMVDIGLYESVFRMMEFLVADYDQNGVIKERSPGLSGHSSPAGTFQTKDGHWVVLVTSSDRTFERLAAAMNREDMLEDERFYTNKVRLENFNLTNGIVADWVKAYQRDELQKKLDEFGVPISPIISIEDIFNNEQYKARENIVEIDHPRLGKIKMPGVVPKFSETPGAIMNVGPDLGEHNEHILKELIGLTDEEIKSLKNKEVI, encoded by the coding sequence ATGGGAATGGGACCATTAAAGGGAATACGGATTTTAGATTTATCGACGATGATTGCAGCGCCATTTGGAGCAACATTATTAGCGGATTTTGGCGCAGAAGTCATTAAAATTGAAATGCCTAATAGAGGGGATTCTCTACGTAGCATGGGGCCGTTTAAAGGGGATGAACCTCTTCGTTGGCCAGCGCTTGCACGTAATAAGAAATCTTTAACACTCGATTTACATGGTGAAGAAGGGCAAGCGATATTAAAAAAACTGATTGCTAAGTCAGATGTCATCATTGAAAATTTTAGACCCGGTACATTAGAAAAATGGGGACTTAGCTATGAAATATTAAAAGCAGCAAATCCTGACATTATTCTCGTGCGTGTAAGTGGCTATGGACAAACAGGCCCTTATGCACATAAAGCGGGTTTTGGTACACCAGCAACGGCTTTTAGTGGCTTTACCTATTTGCATGGCTATACAGATCGTCCACCGATTAGTCCGTCCTTTTCATTAGTAGACTACATTACAGGGGTGTATGTTGCGTTTGCAACGAGCACAGCACTATACTACCGTGATGCTAACGATGGAAAAGGACAAATGGTCGATATTGGTCTATATGAATCGGTGTTTCGCATGATGGAGTTCCTTGTAGCAGACTATGACCAAAATGGCGTTATTAAAGAGCGATCGCCAGGCTTAAGTGGGCACTCGAGTCCGGCGGGGACATTCCAAACGAAGGATGGACACTGGGTTGTACTAGTAACAAGTTCAGATCGTACATTTGAACGCCTTGCTGCTGCGATGAACCGCGAGGATATGCTAGAGGATGAGCGTTTCTATACAAATAAAGTTCGCCTTGAAAATTTTAATTTAACAAATGGCATTGTAGCGGACTGGGTGAAAGCCTATCAACGTGATGAGCTACAAAAGAAGCTCGATGAATTTGGTGTACCGATTAGCCCAATCATTAGTATAGAAGATATTTTTAACAACGAGCAGTACAAGGCTCGTGAAAATATTGTAGAAATCGATCACCCACGTCTAGGTAAAATCAAAATGCCAGGAGTTGTGCCAAAATTCTCTGAAACACCAGGAGCTATTATGAATGTGGGACCAGACTTAGGTGAACATAATGAACATATTTTAAAAGAACTGATTGGCTTAACAGATGAAGAAATCAAAAGTTTAAAAAATAAGGAAGTTATATAA
- a CDS encoding YetF domain-containing protein, with translation MESFFHANFWEMILRTTLSFFALLILARILGKKQLGQLTFFHYITGITFGSIASEIASQHETPFLDGLISLIWWSVLTYLMTIMTIKSARARVIIDDKPTIVINNGLILESALKKSRLHMDELTMLLREQSVFSIQDVQYALFETNGKLSVLPKPSEQAATKQDVKADITPPTYMPTEVVSDGQLIYENLVELELTEDWLTKKLKKQNVNSVEDVFFAQVQANGSLYISLKDKARRSSP, from the coding sequence ATGGAAAGTTTTTTTCATGCTAATTTTTGGGAAATGATTCTTCGTACTACACTTTCATTTTTTGCATTACTTATTTTGGCCCGTATTCTTGGAAAAAAACAACTTGGTCAATTGACATTTTTCCATTACATCACAGGGATTACATTCGGATCGATTGCATCAGAAATAGCCTCACAGCATGAAACACCTTTTTTAGACGGACTCATCTCACTTATTTGGTGGAGTGTTTTGACATATTTAATGACTATTATGACTATCAAATCTGCAAGAGCGCGAGTGATTATAGATGATAAACCTACCATCGTTATTAACAATGGTCTAATTCTTGAATCAGCGCTGAAAAAAAGCCGGCTTCATATGGACGAATTAACAATGTTACTACGTGAACAATCGGTTTTTTCTATACAAGATGTTCAATACGCACTTTTTGAAACAAATGGTAAGCTAAGTGTCTTACCAAAACCATCTGAACAGGCTGCTACGAAACAAGATGTCAAAGCAGACATTACGCCGCCTACTTATATGCCAACAGAAGTCGTTTCAGATGGGCAACTTATTTACGAAAATTTAGTCGAGCTTGAGTTGACAGAAGATTGGCTCACGAAAAAACTGAAAAAGCAAAACGTTAACTCAGTTGAAGATGTCTTTTTTGCTCAGGTTCAAGCAAATGGCTCCTTATATATCAGTCTTAAAGACAAAGCAAGACGTTCAAGCCCTTAA
- a CDS encoding MFS transporter: MNRQIGNINNPVYPIMIAIGVAHLINDTMQAVIPAMFPILKSDLGLTFTQIGLISFVLNIFASALQPVVGFVSDKKPMPYALPIGMISSFIGIIILAFTTQYWVIIIAVLFLGFGSAIFHPEGSRVSFMAAGSKRGLSQSIYQVGGNSGQALAPLISAYILDIFGQRGAAFILVLTTFGIFLLSKIAKWYKKQLEQERTSKKKRTLVSSLPPLTKKQVGIALTLLFTIIFARSFYTTNITSFYVFYLMDHYDVNLRLGQILIFTFMAFGVIGTFFGGSLSDRIGRKNVILLSVVVPMPFCLALPYVPLWAAMIFLVIIGTLIMISFSVTVVYAQELVPSKIGTMAGLTTGFAFGMGAIGAMVIGVLMDHKGIDFTMMVVSILPLLLLVAFFLPKDKPATAPV, encoded by the coding sequence ATGAACAGACAAATAGGAAACATTAACAACCCTGTCTATCCGATAATGATTGCTATTGGTGTTGCCCATCTTATCAATGATACGATGCAGGCAGTTATTCCAGCGATGTTCCCAATTCTAAAGAGTGATTTGGGTTTAACCTTCACGCAAATAGGACTTATTTCGTTTGTATTAAATATATTTGCATCTGCCTTACAGCCAGTTGTCGGTTTTGTCAGTGATAAAAAGCCGATGCCATATGCATTACCAATTGGTATGATTAGCTCATTTATCGGCATTATCATTTTGGCATTTACAACTCAATACTGGGTAATTATTATAGCTGTATTATTTTTAGGCTTTGGTTCAGCGATATTTCACCCGGAAGGCTCACGTGTATCATTTATGGCGGCAGGTTCTAAAAGAGGATTATCACAATCTATTTATCAAGTGGGAGGAAACTCTGGTCAAGCACTTGCACCGCTAATAAGTGCTTATATTTTAGATATTTTTGGACAACGTGGAGCCGCGTTTATATTAGTATTAACAACTTTCGGCATATTCTTATTAAGTAAGATAGCCAAATGGTATAAGAAGCAACTTGAGCAAGAACGGACATCGAAGAAAAAAAGAACTTTGGTGTCATCTTTGCCACCACTTACAAAAAAACAGGTGGGCATTGCGTTAACATTATTATTTACTATTATTTTTGCACGATCATTTTATACAACCAATATTACGAGCTTCTATGTGTTTTATTTAATGGATCATTATGATGTGAATTTACGCCTTGGTCAAATTTTAATATTTACCTTTATGGCCTTTGGGGTCATTGGGACATTTTTTGGCGGCTCATTATCAGACCGTATTGGCAGAAAAAATGTGATCCTCTTATCAGTTGTTGTGCCAATGCCGTTTTGTTTAGCGTTGCCGTATGTACCTTTATGGGCTGCAATGATATTTTTAGTGATTATAGGTACACTAATTATGATTAGCTTTTCAGTAACGGTTGTCTATGCACAAGAGCTTGTGCCGTCAAAAATTGGGACAATGGCCGGTTTAACAACGGGCTTTGCATTTGGTATGGGTGCGATCGGTGCGATGGTAATTGGAGTGCTGATGGATCATAAGGGCATTGATTTTACAATGATGGTCGTTTCGATACTGCCGTTATTATTGCTTGTGGCGTTCTTCTTACCAAAGGATAAGCCTGCAACAGCTCCTGTATAA
- a CDS encoding MmgE/PrpD family protein: protein MRSIAEKMMNRSFQLTEENTIAAKKVLLDTIGTLIMGMNEKEQRRLVQQFASISVGDFALIASDKKVNKLSAAFLMGVASVAVELDEGNQWSKGHPAVHVVPMLLLHAQEDPHYAGKDFLMDLVKSYEFCTHFGKITTLKPSLHAHGTWGVLGAAVAYGIAKRATTEELGKLIDIAATFATPTKWEAALEGSSIRNVYVAEALEGAVKAWHLLQAGFEAPNGNTTYIFSQLLGSSMDVEKPLETSFDAIEKNYFKQHAFCRYVHVPLENFQSLIEKYHICISDIAHVNISTYQRASTLNKQITENILSSKFSIPFALASWYHLHRTDHTVFQEQAYLDETIRALATKINVVHDPIFDVNYPTEMAAKVSILMTNGTIVEQTLLNAVGGPNSTLNMQELVNKFTKNSQNILTKEGASRIISFIEQIEEQPSMKRIYDLINDK from the coding sequence ATGCGTTCCATTGCAGAGAAAATGATGAATCGTTCATTTCAATTAACAGAAGAAAATACGATAGCGGCAAAAAAAGTTTTATTAGATACAATTGGTACACTAATTATGGGGATGAATGAAAAAGAACAGCGACGGCTTGTACAACAATTTGCATCCATAAGTGTTGGGGATTTTGCACTTATTGCATCCGATAAAAAAGTCAATAAACTATCAGCAGCATTTTTAATGGGTGTCGCTTCTGTTGCGGTTGAATTAGATGAAGGCAACCAATGGAGTAAAGGACACCCAGCTGTCCACGTTGTACCGATGCTATTATTGCATGCACAAGAAGACCCACACTATGCGGGCAAAGATTTTTTAATGGACTTAGTAAAAAGCTATGAGTTTTGTACACACTTTGGAAAAATTACAACGTTAAAACCGAGTTTACATGCACATGGTACATGGGGTGTGTTAGGTGCTGCCGTTGCTTACGGCATTGCTAAAAGAGCGACGACAGAAGAACTGGGAAAGTTGATTGATATAGCTGCAACCTTTGCTACGCCAACAAAATGGGAAGCGGCACTGGAAGGCTCAAGTATTCGTAATGTTTACGTTGCTGAAGCTCTTGAAGGTGCAGTGAAAGCTTGGCACTTACTTCAAGCAGGCTTTGAAGCACCTAATGGCAATACAACGTATATTTTTTCTCAATTATTAGGGTCATCAATGGATGTCGAGAAACCACTTGAAACATCCTTTGATGCAATTGAGAAGAACTATTTTAAACAGCATGCATTTTGTCGTTATGTTCATGTACCACTTGAAAATTTTCAATCATTGATTGAAAAGTATCATATCTGCATTTCGGATATTGCACATGTAAACATTTCGACATATCAACGCGCATCGACTCTTAATAAACAAATAACGGAAAACATTCTTTCATCTAAATTTAGCATACCGTTTGCTTTAGCGTCATGGTATCATTTGCATCGCACTGACCATACAGTTTTTCAAGAACAGGCGTATTTAGATGAAACAATTCGTGCACTTGCTACGAAAATCAATGTTGTGCATGACCCGATATTTGATGTAAATTATCCAACAGAAATGGCAGCAAAGGTCTCAATCCTCATGACAAATGGCACAATCGTTGAGCAAACCTTGTTGAATGCAGTTGGTGGACCAAATAGTACGTTAAATATGCAAGAATTAGTCAACAAGTTCACTAAAAACAGTCAGAATATTCTGACTAAAGAAGGTGCGTCGAGAATTATCTCCTTTATCGAACAGATAGAAGAGCAACCATCAATGAAGCGCATCTATGACCTAATCAATGATAAATGA